The following are from one region of the Acidobacteriota bacterium genome:
- a CDS encoding HNH endonuclease, whose product MKRSVMAVNISWNPYNWQKPYTDPRAGHSYARKFPGHESVNFHFNKPGIDTETEVYGYSQWQYYPKNFLNGGYVLFFTKNLDTNQPQIVGLYGDVTILNPQQQFHYDKFENNKLMCNMKAAKALSLQLPLPLDANNYSSGRMVGQIGFTYYDESTVQKVVSDEYSLLEHAGGFPGTSYAVLNRIYDRLTGNPLSKKKYCDTEQSDFNEQNELEKIESQYDILKILDDLRNVKATDSEQVEIHGKAYKRDNKTIAQLKIVRGHKCQICSHSIKKKDGSLYVEAAHITPKKNKGTELPSNIIILCPNHHKEFDLGKMEVEERTAETLVVMVNEKKYSIDLRI is encoded by the coding sequence ATGAAACGCTCCGTTATGGCAGTCAATATTTCTTGGAATCCCTACAACTGGCAAAAACCATATACTGACCCTCGTGCCGGTCACTCATACGCTAGAAAATTCCCAGGACATGAGTCGGTAAACTTTCATTTCAATAAGCCTGGCATTGATACAGAAACAGAAGTATACGGTTATTCCCAGTGGCAGTATTATCCAAAAAACTTCTTAAACGGCGGCTACGTGCTTTTTTTTACCAAGAACCTCGACACTAACCAGCCTCAAATCGTCGGCTTATACGGAGACGTTACGATTCTGAACCCTCAGCAACAATTTCATTACGATAAATTTGAGAACAACAAATTGATGTGCAACATGAAGGCAGCAAAGGCATTGTCTCTTCAGCTACCTTTGCCTCTTGATGCAAATAATTATTCTTCTGGTCGAATGGTTGGGCAAATTGGCTTTACATACTACGATGAGAGTACAGTCCAAAAGGTAGTTTCAGATGAGTATAGCTTGCTCGAACACGCTGGCGGATTTCCAGGCACATCATACGCTGTCTTAAACAGAATCTACGACCGGCTAACCGGAAATCCGCTCTCGAAAAAAAAATATTGTGATACCGAGCAAAGTGATTTCAACGAGCAAAATGAGCTAGAAAAAATAGAATCTCAATACGACATTTTAAAAATTCTCGATGACCTAAGAAATGTCAAAGCAACCGATTCGGAGCAAGTAGAGATTCACGGTAAAGCCTACAAGAGAGACAACAAGACAATCGCTCAACTGAAGATTGTTCGTGGGCATAAGTGCCAAATATGTAGTCATAGCATTAAAAAGAAAGATGGATCTCTCTATGTTGAAGCGGCTCACATCACTCCCAAGAAGAATAAAGGGACGGAGTTACCGAGTAATATTATCATTTTGTGTCCAAATCACCACAAGGAATTTGACCTAGGGAAAATGGAAGTAGAGGAAAGGACTGCTGAAACCTTAGTGGTAATGGTCAATGAAAAAAAGTATTCCATTGATCTGCGTATTTGA
- a CDS encoding P-loop NTPase fold protein, whose amino-acid sequence MSANEPLEFSNDRPLTDKQHDRLNRSAFVNRIAGVLRGLPNGSSLVVGIYGPWGEGKTTVLNLLRSELSSSDAIVVRDFNPWRHTDDDAMLRGFFTVLAEAIGASLSTRFERAKTGAGKWTNRFRWFTKPAGWLSKSAETLDDLLARFGEVAATGDSVGLEELRGRIITRLEQSAMRVVVLIDDLDRLDKHESHILFRLIKACADFPNVCYVLAFDDTVVAKALGERYGGGDEPSGRAFLEKIIQIPLKLPAAAKEDLRGMCFEQVDRALTATGIELTKDQIGEFIAGFDRGVSVRLTTPRGAKRFGNGLMFALPMLVGEANPVDLLLVEALRAFFPEVYDIVRDNHSEFSGVEKDQHGGGDGGPRSAELLQPKLAAMPKEHALAAQALLVDLFPRMSGVFGHSNYGSDWLSRWSRERRISAPEYCARYFTYTIPRNDVPDAAVAAMLDAASQGNAAAVETYLTTYLTGSTARRVIEKLRAFEATVDPISAETLAIVMAKLGKNIPNPPALFSFAEPPSQAAILISHLLRRIPNRAARISAAKRVVEIAEPLWFGVECVRWLYVSDKPEKQDSNTLTKQETADMRQVLVERIKSHAAAGALLFDPELPQEASLLFEWWRAEGRDPVQAHLIAVFTKDPKQVARFLQSQAPLAWSEGDVMPHISELDANQLKNMRLIIDLDTMADWIREHCPGDFDNPEWFPDKDNPLEQRLAEQFMFVYNKWKKDGEPEGVGGMNKIEPDEEKGLGEAADEDRND is encoded by the coding sequence CTCACTGACAAGCAGCACGACCGTCTGAACCGCAGTGCTTTCGTCAACCGAATTGCGGGAGTGCTGCGCGGACTCCCGAACGGCTCAAGCCTGGTTGTTGGCATCTACGGCCCCTGGGGCGAAGGCAAGACGACGGTCCTCAATCTGCTTCGCTCCGAACTTTCCAGCAGTGATGCAATCGTGGTTCGTGACTTCAACCCGTGGCGGCACACGGACGATGATGCGATGCTTCGCGGGTTCTTCACGGTGCTCGCAGAGGCGATCGGTGCGTCTCTGTCCACCAGATTCGAGCGTGCGAAGACGGGAGCAGGCAAGTGGACCAACCGTTTTAGGTGGTTCACTAAGCCCGCTGGGTGGCTATCAAAGTCCGCCGAGACACTGGACGACCTACTTGCGAGGTTCGGTGAGGTCGCTGCAACCGGCGATTCCGTTGGGCTTGAGGAACTACGTGGCCGAATCATCACCCGCCTCGAACAATCTGCGATGCGCGTGGTGGTTCTGATAGACGATCTCGACCGCTTGGACAAGCACGAGTCGCACATCCTGTTCCGGCTCATCAAGGCATGCGCCGACTTTCCCAACGTTTGCTATGTCCTCGCGTTTGACGATACGGTAGTCGCCAAGGCACTCGGCGAGCGGTACGGCGGGGGCGATGAGCCCTCGGGCCGTGCCTTTCTTGAGAAGATCATCCAAATACCGCTCAAGCTGCCGGCGGCGGCCAAGGAAGACCTTCGCGGGATGTGCTTCGAGCAGGTAGACCGGGCTCTCACAGCGACCGGGATTGAGCTCACCAAAGACCAGATTGGCGAGTTTATCGCCGGCTTTGACCGTGGCGTTTCGGTTCGGCTGACAACGCCCCGCGGCGCGAAGCGATTTGGGAATGGGCTGATGTTCGCCTTGCCCATGCTCGTAGGCGAAGCTAATCCGGTAGACCTCCTCCTGGTTGAGGCGCTTCGAGCATTCTTCCCAGAGGTGTACGATATTGTGCGGGACAACCACTCCGAATTCTCTGGTGTTGAGAAAGACCAGCATGGGGGCGGAGATGGCGGTCCTCGTTCGGCAGAACTGCTACAACCGAAGTTGGCGGCAATGCCGAAGGAGCATGCCTTGGCGGCGCAGGCACTTCTTGTCGATCTCTTCCCGCGAATGAGCGGCGTTTTCGGGCACAGCAACTACGGAAGCGATTGGCTTTCGCGCTGGTCGCGCGAGCGGCGCATCAGTGCGCCGGAGTACTGCGCACGGTATTTTACTTACACAATACCGCGCAACGATGTGCCTGATGCCGCGGTTGCTGCGATGCTTGATGCAGCGAGTCAGGGCAACGCCGCAGCGGTCGAAACCTACCTCACTACCTACCTTACCGGTTCGACGGCCCGGCGCGTTATCGAGAAGTTGCGTGCTTTCGAAGCGACGGTCGATCCCATATCGGCGGAGACGCTCGCAATAGTAATGGCAAAGCTAGGCAAGAACATTCCGAACCCACCCGCTTTGTTTAGCTTTGCGGAACCTCCGTCACAAGCCGCGATATTGATCTCGCATCTGCTTCGGCGGATTCCTAACCGCGCCGCCAGGATCTCTGCTGCAAAGCGTGTTGTGGAGATCGCCGAGCCCCTGTGGTTTGGTGTCGAGTGTGTCCGCTGGCTCTACGTCAGCGATAAACCAGAGAAACAAGACAGCAACACGCTCACCAAGCAGGAGACGGCGGATATGCGCCAGGTGCTTGTGGAACGCATTAAATCCCACGCCGCAGCGGGTGCGCTACTCTTCGATCCCGAACTGCCACAGGAGGCCTCACTGCTCTTTGAGTGGTGGCGCGCTGAAGGCCGCGATCCGGTCCAAGCGCACCTCATCGCCGTGTTCACGAAAGACCCGAAGCAGGTCGCAAGGTTCCTGCAGTCCCAAGCACCACTTGCCTGGAGCGAAGGCGATGTTATGCCGCACATCAGTGAGCTTGACGCGAACCAGCTCAAGAACATGAGGCTCATCATTGACCTCGACACTATGGCGGATTGGATCAGAGAGCACTGCCCTGGCGACTTCGATAATCCCGAGTGGTTTCCCGATAAAGATAATCCTCTAGAGCAGAGGCTGGCCGAGCAATTTATGTTCGTCTACAACAAGTGGAAGAAAGACGGCGAACCAGAGGGTGTCGGCGGCATGAATAAAATCGAACCGGATGAAGAGAAAGGCCTCGGCGAAGCTGCTGATGAGGATAGGAACGATTAA